A portion of the Streptomyces coeruleoprunus genome contains these proteins:
- a CDS encoding DUF1684 domain-containing protein, which produces MTSDPQQDWQRWHERRTAQVSAPHGPLSLTGTYWLADHPDGHIPGVPGVWREEGDAVVLTATTEDGITVDGKPLTGDVRLGADHTPIPESRVATGDRRLVVLRREGLWAVRDFDPEAPTRHVFTGIEATPYDPRWVLPGTFRPYEEPHSVRVENADGRERGLGLSGELAFMLEGAEHTLQVAVEADGSLWAVFADATSGHGSYRFRFLRPAAPAADGSVTVDFNRALLPPCAFAAHFICPLPPPGNTLPFAVAAGERNVLAG; this is translated from the coding sequence ATGACCTCCGACCCCCAGCAGGACTGGCAGCGCTGGCACGAACGACGCACGGCCCAGGTCTCCGCGCCCCACGGCCCGCTCTCCCTCACCGGCACCTACTGGCTCGCCGACCATCCCGACGGCCACATCCCGGGCGTGCCCGGCGTGTGGCGGGAGGAGGGCGATGCCGTGGTGCTGACGGCCACCACCGAGGACGGCATCACCGTCGACGGCAAGCCGCTGACCGGCGACGTGCGCCTGGGCGCGGACCACACGCCCATCCCCGAGTCCCGCGTCGCGACCGGCGACCGGCGGCTCGTGGTGCTGCGCCGCGAGGGGCTCTGGGCCGTGCGCGACTTCGACCCCGAGGCCCCGACCCGGCACGTCTTCACCGGCATCGAGGCCACGCCGTACGACCCGCGCTGGGTCCTGCCCGGGACCTTCCGGCCGTACGAGGAGCCGCACAGCGTCCGCGTCGAGAACGCCGACGGCCGGGAGCGCGGACTCGGCCTGTCGGGCGAGCTGGCGTTCATGCTGGAGGGCGCCGAGCACACCCTCCAGGTGGCCGTGGAGGCCGACGGGTCCCTGTGGGCGGTCTTCGCGGACGCCACCAGCGGCCACGGGAGCTACCGCTTCCGCTTCCTGCGGCCCGCCGCACCGGCCGCGGACGGCTCCGTGACGGTCGACTTCAACCGGGCCCTGCTGCCCCCGTGCGCCTTCGCCGCCCACTTCATCTGCCCGCTGCCGCCGCCGGGCAACACCCTGCCCTTCGCGGTCGCCGCGGGGGAGCGCAACGTCCTCGCGGGCTGA
- a CDS encoding S1 family peptidase, which yields MRIKRTIPRRGVARRSRLLAVTAGLAAAVGLAVPAASAEAPRTFGAAQLAAAGEAVLAADVAGTAWRVDPATNTLVVTADSTVTPHDIARIKREAGANAGALRIERTAGKISRLLSGGDAIYATSWRCSLGFNVVKGGTYYFLTAGHCTDGAGTWYTNSSRSTAIGPTAGSSFPGNDYGLVRYDNSSLSHPGTVGSVDITAAADATVGMSVTRRGSTTGTHSGRVTGLNATVNYGGGDIVRGMIQTNVCAEPGDSGGPLHSGSLAIGLTSGGSGNCRTGGTTFYQPVPEALRAYGVSIY from the coding sequence GTGAGGATCAAGCGCACCATCCCCCGCCGCGGCGTCGCCAGACGGAGCCGTCTGCTCGCCGTCACCGCCGGTCTCGCCGCCGCCGTCGGGCTCGCCGTCCCCGCCGCCAGTGCGGAGGCACCCCGGACCTTCGGCGCCGCGCAGCTGGCCGCCGCCGGTGAGGCCGTACTCGCCGCCGACGTCGCCGGTACCGCCTGGCGCGTCGACCCCGCGACCAACACCCTGGTCGTCACCGCCGACTCGACCGTGACCCCGCACGACATCGCGCGCATCAAGCGGGAGGCCGGCGCGAACGCGGGCGCGCTGCGCATCGAGCGCACCGCAGGAAAGATCTCCCGGCTCCTCTCCGGCGGGGACGCCATATATGCGACCAGCTGGCGCTGCTCCCTCGGCTTCAACGTCGTCAAGGGCGGCACGTACTACTTCCTGACCGCCGGCCACTGCACCGACGGCGCGGGCACCTGGTACACCAACTCCTCCCGCAGCACCGCCATAGGCCCCACCGCCGGGTCCAGCTTCCCGGGCAACGACTACGGCCTCGTCCGCTACGACAACAGCTCGCTGTCCCACCCGGGCACCGTCGGCAGCGTCGACATCACCGCGGCCGCCGACGCCACCGTCGGCATGTCCGTCACCCGCCGGGGCTCCACGACCGGCACCCACAGCGGCCGGGTCACCGGCCTCAACGCCACGGTCAACTACGGCGGCGGCGACATCGTCCGCGGCATGATCCAGACGAATGTGTGCGCCGAGCCCGGCGACAGCGGCGGCCCGCTCCACTCGGGCAGCCTCGCCATCGGCCTCACCTCCGGTGGCAGCGGCAACTGCCGCACCGGCGGCACGACGTTCTACCAGCCGGTGCCCGAGGCCCTGCGCGCCTACGGCGTCAGCATCTACTGA